A section of the Triplophysa dalaica isolate WHDGS20190420 chromosome 8, ASM1584641v1, whole genome shotgun sequence genome encodes:
- the LOC130427545 gene encoding tubulin alpha-8 chain-like, translated as MPIFPDAFVPEVLSTESAVSVVPAVLRCVWAVHCTFTLEATGKIAVTPRLSALPAPPCCPALPVPLWGPVLPATPRLTSLPATPRLSALTAMPKLPSLTATPRLTSLTATPRLSAFPATPRVPALPVMPRVPALPVMPRVPALPATPRVPALPAMPRFPALPDRPRFPALPDRPRVPALPATSSVLALPATPWLPALPSWPLHHGPGPPLLHGPRPPPGSIFLPGPGPLSLHLFGICSATLLNISDAFVGTGTPVTLVVFPSDEVRTGTYRQLFYPEQLISGKEDAANNYAPGHYTIGKEIIGLVLDRTRKLADQCTGLQGFLIFHSFGGGTGSGFTSLLMERLSVDYGKKSKLEFAIYPPPQVSTAVVEPYNSILTTHTTLEHSDCAFMVDNESIYDICFKNLDIDRPTYTTLNRLIGQKVSSITASLRFDGALNVDLTEFQTNLVPYPRIHFPQVSCALVIPIEKACHEPLSVADITNACFEPSNQMVKCDPRHGEYMACCLLYCGDVVPKDVNSAIAAVKTKRTIQFVDWCPTGFKVSNNYQPPTVVPGGDLAKVQWAVCMLSNTTAIAEAWARLDHKFDLMYAKRAFVHWYVGEGMEEGEFSEAREDLTSLEKDYEEVGTDCIGDDDEDGVEF; from the exons ATGCCCATATTCCCAGATGCATTTGTTCCTGAGGTCCTGTCAACGGAATCTGCTGTGTCTGTTGTGCCTGCAGTTTTGAGGTGTGTCTGGGCTGTGCACTGCACTTTCACTCTGGAGGCCACGGGCAAGATAGCAGTCACACCCAGGCTTTCAGCACTGCCTGCACCTCCATGTTGTCCAGCCCTGCCTGTGCCCCTATGGGGTCCAGTCTTGCCTGCCACGCCCAGGCTTACATCCCTCCCTGCCACCCCCAGGCTTTCAGCTCTGACTGCCATGCCCAAGCTTCCATCCCTGACTGCCACACCCAGGCTTACGTCCCTCACTGCCACCCCCAGGCTTTCAGCTTTTCCTGCCACGCCCAGGGTCCCGGCACTGCCTGTCATGCCCAGGGTCCCGGCACTGCCTGTCATGCCCAGGGTCCCGGCACTGCCTGCCACTCCCAGGGTACCAGCTCTGCCTGCCATGCCCAGGTTTCCAGCACTGCCTGACAGGCCCAGGTTTCCAGCACTGCCTGACAGGCCCAGGGTTCCAGCCCTGCCTGCCACCTCAAGTGTTCTAGCCCTGCCTGCCACGCCCTGGCTTCCTGCTTTGCCGAGTTGGCCTCTTCACCACGGCCCAGGTCCACCTCTGCTCCACGGCCCACGCCCACCACCAGGTTCTATTTTCCTTCCTGGGCCTGGCCCTCTATCCCTGCACCTGTTCGGCATCTGCTCTGCCACCCTCCTGAACATTTCGGATGCTTTTGTTGGGA CTGGAACTCCAGtaactttagttgtttttcctTCAGATGAGGTTCGCACAGGTACATATCGCCAGTTGTTCTATCCCGAGCAATTAATCTCGGGCAAAGAAGATGCTGCTAATAACTACGCCCCAGGTCATTACACTATTGGTAAAGAGATCATTGGCCTGGTGCTGGATAGAACCCGGAAACTG GCTGATCAATGCACTGGCCTTCAGGGATTTCTCATTTTTCACAGCTTTGGTGGTGGTACTGGCTCTGGCTTCACCTCCCTATTGATGGAGCGTCTCTCCGTAGACTATGGCAAGAAGTCCAAGCTTGAGTTTGCCATCTATCCACCTCCTCAAGTGTCCACAGCAGTGGTGGAGCCCTACAACTCCATACTGACCACCCACACCACCCTGGAGCACTCTGACTGCGCCTTCATGGTAGACAACGAATCCATATATGACATTTGCTTTAAAAACCTGGACATTGACCGGCCCACTTACACCACCCTCAACAGGCTCATTGGCCAGAAAGTGTCTTCCATTACAGCCTCACTGAGATTCGATGGAGCTCTCAATGTTGATCTCACCGAATTCCAGACTAACTTGGTGCCCTATCCACGTATTCATTTCCCTCAGGTGTCCTGTGCTCTGGTTATCCCTATTGAGAAGGCGTGCCATGAGCCGCTTTCTGTAGCTGACATTACCAATGCCTGCTTTGAACCATCCAATCAGATGGTAAAGTGTGATCCTCGTCATGGTGAATATATGGCCTGTTGTCTTCTCTACTGTGGAGACGTGGTGCCCAAAGATGTCAACTCCGCCATTGCTGCTGTTAAGACGAAACGCACCATTCAGTTTGTGGACTGGTGCCCCACTGGTTTCAAAGTGAGCAACAACTACCAGCCCCCAACTGTGGTACCTGGTGGAGATCTGGCTAAAGTTCAGTGGGCTGTGTGCATGCTGAGCAACACCACAGCCATCGCTGAGGCCTGGGCTCGACTAGATCACAAGTTTGATCTGATGTACGCCAAGAGAGCCTTTGTGCACTGGTATGTAGGGGAGGGCATGGAGGAAGGAGAATTTTCAGAGGCCCGTGAAGATTTGACATCATTGGAGAAGGACTATGAAGAAGTGGGCACAGATTGCATTGgggatgatgatgaagatggagtggaattttaa
- the LOC130427476 gene encoding tubulin alpha chain-like, protein MRECISIHVGQAGAQIGNACWELYCLEHGIQPDGQMPSDKTKGGGDDSFNTFFSETASGKHVPRAIFVDLEPTVIDEVRSGMYRQLFHPEQLITGKEDAANNYARGHYTIGKEIIDSVLDRIRKLSDQCTGLQGFLVFHSFGGGTGSGFTSLLMERLSVDYGKKSKLEFAIYPAPQVSTAVVEPYNSILTTHTTLEHSDCAFMVDNEAIYDICRKNLDIERPSYTNLNRLISQVVSSITASLRFDGALNVDLTEFQTNLVPYPRIHFPLATYAPVISTEKAYHEQMSVADITNACFEPANQMVKCDPRHGKYMACCLLYRGDVVPKDVNSAIAAIKTKRAIQFVDWCPTGFKVGINYQPPTVVPGGDLAKVQRAVCMLSNTTAIAEAWARLDHKFDLMYAKRAFVHWYVGEGMEEGEFSEAREDLAALEKDYEEVGTDSVGEDDEDGVEF, encoded by the exons ATG CGTGAGTGCATTTCCATCCATGTTGGCCAAGCCGGGGCACAGATTGGTAATGCGTGTTGGGAGCTCTACTGTCTGGAGCATGGCATACAGCCGGATGGACAGATGCCCAGTGATAAGACAAAAGGAGGAGGAGATGATTCCTTCAACACGTTCTTCAGTGAGACGGCTTCAGGAAAACATGTTCCACGTGCCATCTTTGTGGATCTGGAACCCACCGTGATTG ATGAGGTGCGATCAGGCATGTATCGTCAGCTCTTTCACCCTGAGCAACTCATCACTGGTAAAGAGGACGCTGCTAACAACTATGCCAGAGGACATTACACCATTGGCAAGGAGATCATTGATTCAGTCCTGGATCGAATCCGCAAACTG AGTGATCAGTGCACTGGTCTCCAAGGCTTCCTGGTTTTCCACAGCTTTGGTGGTGGTACTGGCTCTGGCTTCACCTCCCTCTTGATGGAGCGTCTCTCTGTTGACTATGGCAAGAAGTCCAAACTTGAGTTTGCCATCTATCCTGCTCCTCAAGTGTCCACAGCAGTGGTGGAGCCCTACAACTCCATCCTGACCACCCACACCACCCTGGAGCACTCCGACTGCGCCTTCATGGTGGACAATGAAGCCATCTACGACATCTGCCGTAAAAACCTGGACATAGAGCGTCCCTCTTACACCAACCTCAACAGGCTCATTAGTCAGGTGGTGTCCTCCATTACAGCCTCGCTGAGATTCGATGGAGCTCTCAATGTCGATCTCACCGAGTTCCAGACCAACTTGGTGCCCTACCCACGTATACATTTCCCTCTGGCAACATATGCTCCTGTGATCTCTACTGAGAAGGCTTACCATGAGCAGATGTCTGTGGCTGACATAACAAATGCCTGCTTTGAACCAGCCAATCAGATGGTAAAGTGTGATCCACGCCACGGTAAATACATGGCCTGTTGTCTTCTCTACCGTGGAGACGTGGTGCCCAAAGATGTCAACTCCGCCATTGCTGCCATTAAGACCAAACGCGCCATTCAGTTTGTGGACTGGTGCCCTACTGGTTTCAAAGTGGGCATCAACTACCAGCCCCCGACTGTGGTACCTGGTGGAGATCTGGCTAAAGTTCAAAGGGCTGTATGCATGCTAAGCAACACTACAGCCATCGCTGAGGCCTGGGCTCGACTTGATCACAAGTTTGATCTGATGTACGCCAAGAGAGCCTTTGTGCACTGGTATGTGGGTGAGGGCATGGAGGAAGGAGAATTTTCAGAGGCCCGAGAAGATTTGGCAGCTTTGGAGAAGGATTATGAAGAAGTGGGCACAGACAGCGTTGGggaagatgatgaagatggAGTGGAAttttaa